In the genome of Acidobacteriota bacterium, the window GTTGATCTATCTGGGACTGATCTACTTGCGCCTCTCGGCGGGGTGGCGGGGCAAGAAGGCTGCCATGGGAAGCCTGGTGGGATTCCTGTCGGTGCTCTTCACCTTCTTCGGGGCGCGTTTGTTCTTTGAAGGATGGCATACCTTTTACTGAGAACCGCAAGCGAGACGGACTCGTAGCCCATGGACTTGCCGCAAACCAGCGACGATTCTGATCTGATCTTGGTGGGTCTTAGCCACAAGACGGCTCCCATCGAAGTGCGGGAAAAAGTGTCCATTCCGGAGCCTCTGCTGGAGGAGGTGACGGGTCGTCTGCGCCAACAATGCGGCTTGCCCGAGAGCCTCATAATCTCAACCTGCAACCGCGTCGAGGTGGTAGCTCACAGCGATCAGCCTCGGCAATCGGTCCACAGCATCGCAGACTTCCTGCACAGCCATCACGGACTCAAACCCGATTTTCTTGAGCGCTTTCTTTACAGGTTGCAGGGGCCCTCCGCCGTGCGCCATGTTTTCCGCGTCGCCGCCAGCCTCGACTCGCTGGTCATCGGCGAGGCCCAGATCCTGGGACAGATGAAGCAGGCTTACCAGGCGGCCCGCGAACTGGGCAGCCTGGGACGTTTGGAACGGCTTGTGCCGCAGGCCTTCTTCGTGGCCAAGCGGGTGCGCCGGGAAACTCGGGTGGGCATGTCGCCCGTTTCCATCTCCTCGGTGGCCGTGGAGCTGGCGGAGAGCATCTTCGGACGCCTCAAAGGACGCTCGGCCATGCTCATCGGAGCCGGACAAATGGCCGAGTTGGCGGCCCAGAACTTCCGGCGCTCGGGAGTG includes:
- the hemA gene encoding glutamyl-tRNA reductase yields the protein MDLPQTSDDSDLILVGLSHKTAPIEVREKVSIPEPLLEEVTGRLRQQCGLPESLIISTCNRVEVVAHSDQPRQSVHSIADFLHSHHGLKPDFLERFLYRLQGPSAVRHVFRVAASLDSLVIGEAQILGQMKQAYQAARELGSLGRLERLVPQAFFVAKRVRRETRVGMSPVSISSVAVELAESIFGRLKGRSAMLIGAGQMAELAAQNFRRSGVTSILVANRTQDTAQDMAARLDGKAIPFDDIHQHLVHSDVVLVSTGAPHYILMRSRMEEVLKQRKYRPLFLIDIAVPRNIDPACDEVENLFLYDIDDLQQVVEANMSERMENAREAEEIIEQEVEKYFRRRSSEQVGPMVRELIDTFEDVCLQGFSSLANGMSEQDRQRLEKHLRQSAHRLAHPLITEIKRVAAHDPDRLDEVDLIRRAFDLEEE